The following coding sequences are from one Nymphalis io chromosome 17, ilAglIoxx1.1, whole genome shotgun sequence window:
- the LOC126774883 gene encoding NADH dehydrogenase [ubiquinone] iron-sulfur protein 4, mitochondrial, whose amino-acid sequence MFKALSATTRLSRTALSRSLPSFSTSSTRPTTGDPFSKKEAPIIDNETVLALPEEIKEKTVHDATITVSTKVDVSPITGVPEEHIKNRRVRIYQQAKNAMQSGTSNTHHWEMEFDTRQRWENPLMGWTSTGDPLSNMKIQFATPDEAIEHCEKNGLIWYLDVPKVKKELKPKNYGVNFSWNRRTRVSTK is encoded by the exons ATGTTTAAAGCATTAAGTGCCACGACAAGGTTGTCTAGAACAGCCCTGTCCAG GTCTTTACCTTCTTTCTCAACTTCATCCACACGCCCAACCACTGGGGACCCGTTTAGCAAAAAAGAGGCTCCAATTATTGATAATGAAACCGTGCTTGCTCTTCCTGAAGAAATCAAAGAGAAGACTGTCCATGATGCCACTATAACAGTATCAACCAAG gTTGATGTTTCACCTATAACTGGCGTTCCTGAAGAACATATCAAAAATCGACGAGTTCGTATTTATCAACAGGCGAAAAATGCAATGCAAAGTGGTACCAGTAACACTCATCACTGGGAAATGGAATTTGACACACGTCAAAGATGGGAAAACCCCCTGATGGGCTGGACTTCTACTGGTGATCCATTGTCTAACATGAAAATACAATTCGCAACACCCGACGAAGCTATAGAACACTGTGAAAAGAATGGCCTGATCTGGTACTTGGATGTTCCTAAGGTGAAAAAAGAGTTAAAACCTAAGAACTATGGAGTAAATTTCTCATGGAATCGTCGTACCAGAGTATCAACCAAGTAG